CCCCGCGTACTCCGCCGGGTTTCGGGCCACCTGGAACACCGGATCGGCCAACCACTGGGGCAAATCGCCCTTCTCGAACTGCTCGCGGGTTGCCTGTTCAAGGTCCGTGAAAAGCTGTCCCATCGTCAAACTCCTTTGTTGTTGCGCAAATTTGAAAGGATGCCCGTCACCTCGTCCCAGTCCACCTCTTCGGTCAGATGGCACCAGGAGAAGCGCAGGGAGGTCTCTACTTGTTCCGCCGAACACCCCATGGCCTGAAGCACGTGGCTTGGTTCGCTGGTGTGGGAGGTGCAGGCCGAAGTGCTGGAGATGGCGATGACCTGCTTGAGGGCCTGGATGGCCGCATCCGAGGGAATGCCCGGCAGCGACACATTGACGGCATGGGGCAGGGTCGCGGCCTCGTCGCCGTTTTGCCGTGCGCCGAGAGAGGCCAGGGCGGGAATGACTCGCCTCCTGAAGGCCAGGCATTTTTCGCGGCGCTCCTGCTGATGGCGCAGGGCAAGCTTGGCGGCTTCGCCCAGGCCCGCGATGAGCGGTGTCGGCAGGGTGCCCGCCCGTAATCCCTGCTCCTGCCCACCGCCGTACATAAGGGGCCGCAGGGGCGGCAGGCGTTTCTCGCGTTTTCGGGCGATCAGCGCTCCGACCCCCTTGGGGCCGTAGATCTTGTGCCCGCTGACGGCGATCAGGTCGATACGACGCAGGCGCAGGGATTCGAATTCCTTGCCGAAACCCTGGGCGGCATCCACATGCCACCAGGCGGCGTGATTCGCCAGGATGTCGGCCAGATCCGCAATCGGCTGCAAAACCCCCGTCTCGTTGTTGACCTGCATGGTTGAGACGAGCAGGGTGTCCGGGCGCAAGGCCTTGGCAACCCTTTGCGGATCGAAGCGCCCGTCCGGGCGTGCCGGCAGGATCTCCACCTCGAAGCCGAGGCGTGCCAGTTCGGCGCAGGGTTCCAGCACCGATTTGTGTTCGATGGCCGTAGTCAGCACATGGCGGCGCCCGCTGCGCGCCCCCTCTTCGACCAGCCCGAGAATCGCCAGATTGTTGCTCTCGGTGGCGCCGCTGGTGAAGATCACCTCGTCGGGTCGGGCCTCGACCACCCGGGCGATCTGCTGACGCGCGTGGTCCACGGCGGCGCGGGCAAAGACTCCGAAGTCATGGATCGGGCTGGCCGGATTGCCGAAATCCTTTTCGAGAAACCGTTTCACGATCGTCGCCACGGCGGGCTCGACCGGTGTCGTCGCGTTGCAGTCCAGATAGATGGCCATGCCGTCCTCCCGAAGTTTGTCCATTCTACTCAGGCCTTATTCATATTGGAAATATATAGTTTAGATGATATAAATCTCTTTTTTATATCAAGCGGAGCGATGCATGGATCTGAAGCAGTTGTCGTTTTTTCTCGAGGTCGCCGCCGCCCAAGGCTTTACCCGGGCCGCGGAAAAACTGCACATCGCCCAGTCCGCCCTGAGCATTTCCATCGGCAAGCTGGAGGATGAGCTGGGGGTGGTTCTCTTCGAGCGAGGCAAACGCAAGGTGTCCCTCACCGCCGAAGGCGAGGTGCTCGCCGTCCATGCCCGGGAAATTCTTCAGGGGGTGGTCAAGGCGCGTCAGGAAATCGAGGATGTGCGCGGACTGCTCAAGGGCGAGGTGAACGTTGGGCTGACGCCGATGCTGAGCAGCTTTTTCTTCCCGAAAATCATCGCGGAGTTCAAGCGCAGCCATCCGGGCTTGCAGATCGCCGTTCGCGGCGACAGCGCCTGGGACATTCAGCGGCTGGTCGAGTCCGGCGCCATCGACCTGGGGATCATCGTCGGCCCGGTGCCGGAGGAATTGGAAGCCCATCACCTGGTGCGCGAGGAGGTGGTCGCCTGCGTTCATCGCCACCATCCCTATGCCCAAGCGAAAAAACTCCCCTTGCGCACCTTGTTGAGCCAGCCCTTGATCCACTTCAAGGAGGGCTATTCGCTGCGGGAAATCATCGATGAGTTGGCCCGCAAGGAAGGCATCACGCCCCTGGTCATGGCCGAATCGAATCTGTTTTCCCTGATCCGCAGTCTTGTGAAGGAGGAACTCGGCTTGGCCTTTTTCCTGAAAATGGCCCTGGCGCGGGATGCCGAGGTGGCGGCCATTTCCTGCGACCCGCCGCTGTATCTCGATCTCTCCATCGCCTGGAAGAAAAACGCCCGCCTCTCGCCGGCCAATCGCGCTTTCCTGAACTTTCTGATCCAGGAAATCGACGACTATTACCAGCTGAGGCAAGCGGCGAGGACTTTTCCGTTGCCCTGAAACGATGCGGGAAGCTTGCGGTTCTGGAGGAGATCTTCAGGGGGCGGTGGTTTCCGGGTGGGATAGGTCGCCGGACTGTCGGGCGAGGAGCACCAGCAGCTGTCTGCGGCCCGTGACCCCGAACTTGTCGTAGATTCTCTTCATGTGCGTCTTGATGGTCGATTCGGAGATGGACAGCTGTTCCGCCGCCTCGCGAAAGTTGAGGCCCTTGAGCACCAGTTCCAGCACATGC
The sequence above is a segment of the Geoalkalibacter sp. genome. Coding sequences within it:
- a CDS encoding cysteine desulfurase family protein; translation: MAIYLDCNATTPVEPAVATIVKRFLEKDFGNPASPIHDFGVFARAAVDHARQQIARVVEARPDEVIFTSGATESNNLAILGLVEEGARSGRRHVLTTAIEHKSVLEPCAELARLGFEVEILPARPDGRFDPQRVAKALRPDTLLVSTMQVNNETGVLQPIADLADILANHAAWWHVDAAQGFGKEFESLRLRRIDLIAVSGHKIYGPKGVGALIARKREKRLPPLRPLMYGGGQEQGLRAGTLPTPLIAGLGEAAKLALRHQQERREKCLAFRRRVIPALASLGARQNGDEAATLPHAVNVSLPGIPSDAAIQALKQVIAISSTSACTSHTSEPSHVLQAMGCSAEQVETSLRFSWCHLTEEVDWDEVTGILSNLRNNKGV
- a CDS encoding LysR family transcriptional regulator, with the translated sequence MDLKQLSFFLEVAAAQGFTRAAEKLHIAQSALSISIGKLEDELGVVLFERGKRKVSLTAEGEVLAVHAREILQGVVKARQEIEDVRGLLKGEVNVGLTPMLSSFFFPKIIAEFKRSHPGLQIAVRGDSAWDIQRLVESGAIDLGIIVGPVPEELEAHHLVREEVVACVHRHHPYAQAKKLPLRTLLSQPLIHFKEGYSLREIIDELARKEGITPLVMAESNLFSLIRSLVKEELGLAFFLKMALARDAEVAAISCDPPLYLDLSIAWKKNARLSPANRAFLNFLIQEIDDYYQLRQAARTFPLP